Proteins found in one Oncorhynchus keta strain PuntledgeMale-10-30-2019 chromosome 2, Oket_V2, whole genome shotgun sequence genomic segment:
- the LOC118400470 gene encoding sphingolipid delta(4)-desaturase DES1-like: MGNRVAREDYEWVYTDQPHADRRKDILAKYPEIKTLMGPDPRLKWIVCMMVIIQFLAFYLVKDLDWKWVLFWTYAFGSCINHSMTLAIHEISHNTAFGNNRAMWNRWFAMFANLPIGLPYSASFKRYHLDHHRYLGGDGIDVDIPTDFEGWFFCTRFRKFVWIILQPLFYAIRPLCINPKPITGLELANVAVQLSFNVALYWLCGAKPVVYMMAGSLLGMGLHPISGHFIAEHYMFLKGHETYSYYGSLNLLTFNVGYHNEHHDFPSIPGRRLPMVKKIASEFYDDLPHYTSWVKVLYDFIMDDQLSPYSRVKRRLKGDVKQE; this comes from the exons ATGGGTAACCGTGTCGCTCGTGAGGATTACGAATGGGTTTATACAGATCAGCCACATGCCGACAGGAGGAAAGACATTTTGG CAAAGTACCCAGAAATAAAGACACTCATGGGGCCTGATCCCAGGCTGAAGTGGATTGTTTGCATGATGGTAATCATCCAGTTCTTAGCGTTCTACCTGGTCAAAGACCTGGACTGGAAATGGGTCCTGTTCTGGACTTATGCCTTTGGCAGCTGCATCAACCACTCTATGACCCTGGCCATCCACGAGATCTCCCACAACACGGCATTTGGCAACAACAGGGCCATGTGGAACCGCTGGTTTGCCATGTTTGCCAACCTGCCCATCGGGCTGCCGTATTCTGCCTCCTTTAAGCGCTACCACCTGGACCACCACCGCTACCTGGGAGGAGACGGTATAGACGTAGACATCCCTACTGATTTTGAGGGCTGGTTCTTCTGCACACGCTTCCGCAAGTTTGTCTGGATCATCCTCCAGCCTCTGTTCTACGCCATCCGCCCTCTCTGCATCAACCCCAAGCCCATCACCGGCCTGGAGCTGGCCAACGTGGCCGTGCAGCTGTCCTTCAACGTGGCCCTCTACTGGTTGTGTGGAGCCAAGCCTGTGGTGTACATGATGGCGGGCTCCTTGCTGGGAATGGGCCTGCACCCCATCTCTGGACACTTTATCGCTGAGCACTACATGTTTCTCAAGGGCCATGAGACCTACTCCTACTATGGCTCCCTCAACCTGCTCACCTTCAATGTGGGCTACCACAACGAGCACCACGACTTCCCCAGCATTCCAGGACGTAGGCTACCTATG GTGAAGAAAATAGCATCAGAGTTCTATGATGACCTGCCCCACTACACATCGTGGGTGAAGGTCCTGTATGACTTCATTATGGACGACCAGCTCAGCCCCTACTCTCGTGTGAAGAGGAGGCTGAAGGGAGATGTCAAGCAGGAATAA